A section of the Clostridium sp. TW13 genome encodes:
- a CDS encoding sigma-70 family RNA polymerase sigma factor: MFFSLHTIAYEEVDIDELIEKYSKQLMRLCYLYLKDYQLAEEAVQDTLYKAYKKYYSFRRESSEKTWITRIAINICKDYMRKSSYKEITDNSSFSSIYALEDEELSVYANEDSLELLNAVYTLPIKYREVILLHYYEELSIKEIADSLREKPNTISVRLRRAKEIMKDILRED; this comes from the coding sequence GTGTTTTTTTCTTTACATACCATTGCTTATGAAGAGGTTGATATAGATGAACTTATAGAAAAATACAGTAAACAACTAATGAGATTATGTTATCTTTATCTGAAAGATTATCAATTAGCGGAAGAGGCTGTGCAAGATACTTTATATAAGGCCTATAAAAAGTATTACAGTTTCAGAAGAGAAAGCAGTGAAAAAACATGGATAACTAGAATAGCAATAAATATTTGTAAGGACTATATGAGGAAGTCTTCTTATAAAGAAATTACTGATAATTCAAGTTTTAGTTCAATATATGCTTTAGAAGATGAGGAATTGTCAGTATACGCAAATGAAGATTCTTTGGAACTGCTTAATGCAGTTTATACGTTGCCAATCAAATATAGAGAAGTAATACTTTTACACTATTATGAAGAACTTAGTATTAAAGAAATTGCAGATAGTCTTAGGGAGAAGCCAAATACAATTTCTGTTAGGCTGAGAAGGGCAAAGGAAATAATGAAGGATATATTAAGGGAGGATTAG
- a CDS encoding glycosyl hydrolase produces MGIRSRKNMKLLALITSITILSSSIHVATIARAEVTASVNPIEWTFEDSTKTLDGWADGGAWDYKGKTILSYDSKTVGNGSLKLTLDYTNDSEVSWSEAKISNNFKTPVNFNGYSVLNFDFIYNPKSMTKGAFQTKLWINNAVDAYNVIDLSSAVDIGNGLKKAKATVKFTPKDVSIDGITLSIIGSKTDYKGDIYLDNITISKEKAADIYVDKTAVPNANKTKVQPSMLQVPNQVTLVDSKATAKTSDLYAYLQGIGKSKYVLYGHQNDTHHKAFLKDSGTNSDTKDITGSIAAVCGIDALSLTGAELALKDGDKRDLVTAAADISSEAASEGGIVTLSAHMPNFAEVVKKGKVNGKYDYSGYSPNVTTGDVVSRIMPGGDLNDAFKGYLDIIANYGKQLETKNVPVLFRPFHENNGSWFWWGKAFCDENAYKNLYRYTVEYLRDVKGVHNFLYIYSPNGPFADEADYLSRYPGDNYVDVVAFDMYHDNPTTNDNWINSFKETISLVDGIAKKHNKLSTVSETGMRVMQSLNDGLNHSGLATKGNVRKDWFEEIVNAVTDSNMAYFMTWANFDSYPNFFAPFMVSNSRGHEMINNFINFYNDDKAVFANGVGDYSKINVTNVQQGAYGYITSPASGSRILSTTKIIASVKNATIADKVNFVLKNNKGEKVMTLPANLVNGQYTADITKVALDKIGATMGSIDLYIDSNFQNSINAKFNIPEVKPDLAVVDNFDNYYGEDALLQNVWTTNAGAGCSVIPKLTSDNSKFYKGQAGLEFNYKISTENSSEGWAGITKTTEADWSKFDALQFWCTPDGNAQKLVIQITSNGEDFEVFLPEFAGTTKPQLITLPFSQFKGKNNGKFDASKIQRVGIWCNTIVPTGHTGAWTVDSKMYFDDIKAINTKAVVEPTKVTLSNSTLNLSVGDSKVIFATVDPTEASQEVTWTSSDAKVATVDSNGKITAVAAGNAVIIATTNNGVTADCNVSVKAQPAEPSKPQSSVTNNQTQTGKTVILPKTGGVDPVCILSFGALISLAGVGMIRKKK; encoded by the coding sequence ATGGGAATAAGATCAAGAAAAAATATGAAGTTACTTGCATTAATTACGTCAATTACAATTCTATCATCATCAATACATGTAGCAACAATAGCTAGAGCAGAAGTAACCGCTTCAGTAAATCCAATTGAATGGACGTTTGAAGATTCAACAAAAACTCTTGATGGATGGGCAGATGGAGGTGCTTGGGATTATAAAGGTAAAACAATTTTATCTTATGATTCAAAAACAGTGGGAAATGGTTCTTTAAAACTTACACTAGACTACACTAATGATTCTGAAGTTTCATGGAGTGAGGCTAAAATAAGTAACAATTTTAAAACACCAGTAAATTTCAATGGATATAGTGTTTTAAATTTTGATTTTATTTATAATCCTAAATCAATGACTAAAGGAGCTTTCCAAACAAAGTTATGGATTAACAATGCTGTTGACGCTTATAATGTAATCGATTTAAGTAGTGCTGTTGATATCGGCAATGGATTAAAAAAGGCGAAAGCAACCGTGAAATTCACACCTAAGGATGTATCAATTGATGGGATAACTTTGAGTATTATTGGTTCTAAGACAGATTATAAGGGTGATATCTACCTGGATAATATTACTATTTCTAAAGAAAAGGCAGCAGATATTTATGTTGATAAGACGGCAGTACCTAATGCTAATAAAACTAAGGTACAACCATCTATGCTACAAGTACCAAATCAAGTTACATTAGTTGACTCAAAGGCTACAGCAAAAACTTCAGATTTATATGCTTATTTACAAGGAATCGGAAAATCAAAATATGTTCTTTATGGACATCAAAATGATACTCATCATAAAGCATTTTTAAAGGATAGTGGTACTAATTCTGATACAAAAGATATTACCGGTTCAATAGCAGCGGTTTGTGGGATAGATGCACTTTCTCTTACAGGAGCTGAATTAGCTTTAAAAGATGGAGATAAGAGAGATTTAGTGACAGCAGCTGCGGATATTAGCTCTGAGGCAGCAAGCGAAGGTGGAATTGTAACATTATCAGCCCATATGCCTAATTTTGCAGAAGTTGTAAAGAAGGGTAAAGTCAATGGAAAATATGATTATTCAGGATATTCACCAAATGTAACTACTGGCGATGTAGTTTCAAGAATAATGCCAGGTGGAGATCTAAATGATGCGTTCAAAGGATATCTTGATATTATAGCTAATTATGGCAAACAATTAGAAACTAAAAATGTACCTGTACTGTTTAGACCTTTCCATGAGAATAATGGAAGTTGGTTCTGGTGGGGAAAAGCATTCTGTGATGAAAATGCTTATAAAAATCTTTATAGATACACTGTGGAATATTTAAGAGATGTAAAGGGTGTTCATAATTTCTTATATATTTACTCACCAAATGGTCCATTTGCAGATGAAGCAGATTATCTATCACGTTATCCAGGAGATAATTACGTTGATGTAGTGGCCTTTGATATGTATCATGATAATCCTACAACTAATGATAATTGGATAAATTCATTTAAGGAAACAATTTCTTTGGTTGATGGGATTGCTAAGAAGCATAATAAACTTTCAACAGTATCAGAAACTGGTATGCGTGTTATGCAATCACTTAATGATGGATTAAATCATTCTGGTCTTGCTACAAAAGGAAATGTTCGCAAAGATTGGTTTGAAGAAATTGTAAATGCGGTAACAGATTCGAATATGGCCTATTTTATGACTTGGGCAAACTTTGATAGCTATCCAAATTTCTTTGCACCATTTATGGTGAGCAATTCTCGTGGACATGAGATGATAAATAACTTTATTAATTTCTATAATGACGATAAAGCAGTGTTTGCTAATGGTGTAGGAGATTATTCAAAGATTAATGTAACAAATGTTCAACAAGGTGCTTACGGATATATAACTTCTCCAGCTTCAGGTAGTCGTATACTTTCAACTACAAAGATTATCGCAAGCGTAAAGAATGCTACAATTGCAGATAAAGTGAACTTTGTTCTTAAGAATAATAAAGGTGAAAAAGTGATGACTCTTCCAGCAAATTTAGTAAATGGACAATATACAGCTGATATTACTAAAGTTGCACTTGATAAAATTGGAGCAACAATGGGATCTATAGATTTATATATAGATTCAAATTTTCAAAATAGTATAAATGCAAAGTTTAATATACCAGAAGTAAAACCAGATCTAGCTGTAGTTGATAATTTTGATAATTACTATGGAGAAGATGCATTACTTCAAAATGTTTGGACAACTAATGCAGGGGCTGGATGTAGTGTTATACCAAAATTAACATCAGATAATTCTAAATTTTATAAAGGACAAGCGGGCTTAGAATTTAATTATAAGATTTCTACAGAAAATAGTTCTGAAGGATGGGCTGGAATTACAAAGACAACAGAAGCAGACTGGTCCAAATTTGATGCACTTCAATTTTGGTGCACACCAGATGGAAATGCTCAAAAGCTAGTTATTCAAATAACATCTAATGGGGAAGATTTTGAAGTATTTTTACCTGAATTTGCAGGAACAACAAAACCTCAATTAATTACATTACCATTTAGTCAATTTAAGGGTAAGAATAATGGAAAATTTGATGCTTCAAAGATACAAAGAGTAGGAATATGGTGTAATACTATTGTTCCAACAGGTCATACAGGTGCATGGACAGTAGATTCAAAAATGTACTTTGATGATATTAAGGCAATTAACACTAAAGCAGTTGTTGAGCCAACAAAGGTAACATTAAGTAATTCAACTCTTAATTTATCTGTTGGAGATTCAAAAGTAATTTTTGCTACAGTAGATCCTACTGAAGCATCACAAGAAGTAACATGGACAAGTAGTGATGCTAAAGTTGCAACAGTAGATAGTAACGGTAAAATAACTGCTGTTGCAGCTGGAAACGCAGTAATAATTGCAACTACAAATAATGGTGTGACAGCAGATTGTAATGTTAGCGTAAAGGCACAGCCAGCAGAGCCAAGTAAGCCACAATCATCAGTTACTAATAATCAAACACAAACAGGTAAAACTGTAATATTACCTAAAACAGGTGGAGTGGACCCTGTATGTATATTGAGTTTTGGTGCTTTAATTAGTTTAGCTGGAGTTGGAATGATAAGAAAGAAAAAATAA
- a CDS encoding serpin family protein, which yields MAKLEDLKKIIDYNLGKIDISNDAKEQLRQRAHGAGSKRLLGARFRYTAAVAIISLICFVGFNIFDNKPVVVKANNLMQGISPTKVQVVSLDNKFIDATANFSIELFKKSINKDKNSVISPMSVYLALGMTGNGADRNTLKQFEFLLGNNKLSLDELNNYYYSFINSFSNIKAKEFKVSNSIWYGSKDELDVYKDFLQKNADYYGADAYNVDFNSNNTLNDINNWVKANTNNRIDKILDSIDRDAMMYLINTIYFNGQWEKQYSSKDIHNGAFYTNGIVPKPYVDNNMIQESQSSNTLNNDNSSVYLDFMNSEENKYLKDDMAEGFIKKYKGDKFSFVALLPNEGVDINKYIQSISGRKFVNILRNASDKKINVSIPKFKYDYDLNINEALKKMGFTDGLDSSKADFSKMAKESEGLFISKVIHKASIQVDELGTKAAASTVVEMKSAALKINLPKCIILNRPFVYAIVDNKTNLPIFMGTVLNPNK from the coding sequence ATGGCAAAGCTAGAAGATTTAAAGAAGATAATCGATTATAACTTAGGAAAAATAGATATTTCTAATGATGCAAAGGAACAGTTAAGACAAAGAGCTCATGGAGCAGGAAGTAAAAGATTACTTGGTGCCAGGTTTAGATATACTGCTGCAGTAGCGATTATTTCATTGATTTGCTTTGTTGGTTTCAACATTTTCGATAATAAACCAGTAGTAGTAAAAGCAAATAACTTGATGCAAGGTATTAGTCCAACAAAGGTTCAAGTAGTAAGCTTAGATAATAAGTTTATAGATGCTACAGCTAATTTCTCTATAGAGTTATTCAAAAAATCTATAAACAAAGATAAAAACTCAGTAATCTCACCTATGTCTGTATATCTTGCATTAGGGATGACTGGTAATGGTGCAGATAGGAATACATTAAAGCAATTTGAATTTTTACTTGGAAACAATAAGCTATCTTTGGATGAACTTAATAATTATTATTATAGCTTTATTAACAGTTTTAGTAACATAAAAGCAAAGGAGTTTAAGGTAAGTAACTCTATTTGGTATGGATCAAAAGATGAATTAGATGTTTATAAGGATTTTTTACAGAAGAATGCAGATTATTATGGCGCTGATGCCTATAATGTTGACTTTAATTCTAATAACACACTAAATGATATAAACAATTGGGTAAAGGCTAATACAAATAATCGCATTGATAAAATATTAGATTCTATAGATAGGGATGCTATGATGTATCTTATAAACACTATATATTTTAACGGACAGTGGGAAAAGCAGTATTCAAGTAAGGACATTCATAATGGAGCGTTTTATACTAATGGTATTGTACCTAAACCATATGTAGATAATAATATGATTCAAGAATCTCAAAGTTCTAATACATTAAATAATGATAATTCATCTGTTTATTTGGATTTTATGAATTCAGAAGAAAATAAATATTTAAAAGACGATATGGCAGAGGGCTTTATTAAGAAGTATAAGGGAGATAAGTTTAGCTTTGTAGCACTTTTACCAAACGAGGGAGTAGATATTAATAAGTATATTCAATCAATTAGTGGAAGGAAGTTTGTAAATATATTAAGAAATGCCTCTGATAAAAAAATAAATGTTTCAATACCGAAGTTTAAATATGATTATGATCTCAATATTAATGAAGCTCTTAAGAAAATGGGTTTTACAGATGGTTTAGATTCTAGTAAGGCTGATTTTAGTAAGATGGCAAAGGAGTCAGAAGGACTATTTATATCAAAGGTTATACACAAAGCTTCTATACAAGTAGATGAGCTTGGTACAAAGGCAGCAGCATCAACAGTCGTAGAAATGAAGAGCGCAGCATTAAAAATAAATTTGCCTAAATGTATAATTCTAAATCGCCCTTTTGTGTATGCAATTGTGGATAATAAAACAAATTTGCCTATATTTATGGGTACAGTATTGAATCCAAACAAGTAG